The following coding sequences lie in one Paenibacillus durus ATCC 35681 genomic window:
- a CDS encoding glycoside hydrolase family 32 protein, translating to MRVRVKCISNKVRGVLCAALVGLLFSFGFVGSNEAFAYGELNRPEYHITPQAEWMNDVQRPLYINGQHHLYYLYNDDFSLGGNGTEWAHAVSTDLVHWERKPVAIEKYKTPYGDPWTGSAVIDENNTAGFGKNAVIALVTMPFEGQSTHLWYSTDGGNSFKHYDIVQHNPTGSADFRDPKIIWHEPTQKWVMLLAERDKVGFYTSSNLKDWEYASSFVKQDIGIVECPDLFQLNVDDNSDNKKWVLVVGGNGFNYGVTTGSSYFVGDFDGRGFHAETPVKWLEQGADSYTGVTWDAPYTNGNFRYFISWMNNWNYARQLPWDTFNGNTSIVREIRLKTTTDGLKLVQKPIWNLPDNFSTILDIRGVDIYTGQENIFKDFHGLSYTIETQIDVGDLTEGKFGFFVRDGDGQYADLTYDKSINEFVFNRENSRIKVDVEEFNRPQRVIVHPKEGKIKLEILVDKNAVEVFINDGEYVLSNLILNDLSSDGLRLWTDGHVHLEYLKLRDSNKFTIS from the coding sequence ATGAGAGTGAGAGTAAAATGTATAAGTAATAAAGTAAGAGGTGTACTGTGCGCAGCCCTTGTTGGATTATTATTTTCTTTTGGATTTGTTGGATCGAACGAAGCCTTTGCGTATGGTGAATTAAATCGTCCGGAGTATCACATTACTCCTCAAGCAGAGTGGATGAACGACGTCCAAAGACCTTTATACATCAACGGTCAACACCATCTATACTATCTTTATAACGACGACTTTTCATTGGGTGGAAATGGCACAGAGTGGGCTCATGCGGTATCTACGGATTTAGTTCACTGGGAGCGAAAACCAGTAGCTATAGAAAAATATAAAACTCCGTATGGAGACCCTTGGACGGGCAGTGCGGTTATCGATGAAAATAACACAGCAGGGTTTGGTAAAAATGCTGTAATTGCGCTAGTAACGATGCCGTTTGAGGGACAATCTACTCACCTTTGGTATAGTACAGATGGCGGAAATTCCTTTAAACATTATGATATCGTCCAGCATAACCCAACAGGAAGTGCCGATTTTAGAGATCCCAAAATCATTTGGCATGAACCAACCCAAAAGTGGGTCATGCTATTAGCAGAAAGAGATAAAGTGGGATTTTATACCTCTTCTAACTTAAAAGACTGGGAGTATGCTTCTTCTTTTGTCAAACAGGATATTGGAATTGTTGAATGTCCTGATCTTTTTCAATTGAACGTAGATGATAATAGCGACAATAAAAAATGGGTCTTGGTGGTAGGGGGAAATGGGTTTAATTATGGTGTAACCACAGGTTCCAGTTACTTTGTAGGTGACTTTGATGGAAGGGGGTTTCATGCTGAAACTCCTGTCAAATGGCTGGAACAGGGCGCAGACTCCTATACAGGGGTTACTTGGGATGCTCCGTATACCAATGGGAACTTCAGGTACTTTATTTCGTGGATGAATAATTGGAATTACGCACGTCAGCTCCCGTGGGATACGTTTAATGGAAATACGAGCATTGTAAGAGAAATACGGTTAAAAACAACAACAGACGGATTAAAGCTGGTACAAAAACCAATATGGAATCTTCCGGACAATTTTTCCACAATATTGGATATAAGAGGGGTAGATATATACACTGGCCAAGAGAATATTTTTAAAGATTTTCACGGACTTTCTTATACTATTGAGACCCAAATCGATGTCGGAGATTTAACGGAAGGAAAGTTTGGGTTTTTTGTTAGAGATGGGGATGGGCAGTATGCAGACCTGACATATGATAAATCAATAAATGAATTTGTGTTCAATAGGGAAAATTCAAGGATAAAGGTTGATGTTGAGGAGTTCAACAGACCGCAAAGAGTGATTGTACACCCGAAAGAGGGGAAAATTAAGCTGGAAATATTAGTGGATAAGAATGCCGTCGAAGTATTTATCAATGACGGGGAATACGTGCTGAGTAATTTAATATTAAATGATTTGTCTTCAGATGGATTGAGACTATGGACAGATGGGCATGTACATTTAGAGTACCTAAAACTAAGGGATTCTAATAAATTTACGATCAGCTAA
- a CDS encoding Type 1 glutamine amidotransferase-like domain-containing protein produces MKTHYYLSWFNDFFPEKLVQWLHEDIKDRKSLVMISAQPSGYKVEQINIDDVSEWTWLNQANIIFNEYHLIDNRMQKEDAQRLIQNASVIFLCGGDPVLQNDFLAEYELSDVIKSSNAVIMGASAGAINMAAKWLSLKNTGYEVETSTIYDGIGFDHFAYESHSKRDYAAFVQGYLFPLSEEIDVYAAEQESAMRVKDGKIDIMGPVYLISHSKIQKLVETL; encoded by the coding sequence TTGAAAACTCACTACTATCTCAGTTGGTTTAATGATTTTTTTCCAGAGAAGCTGGTCCAATGGTTGCATGAGGATATAAAAGACAGAAAATCGCTTGTTATGATTAGCGCTCAACCGTCTGGTTATAAAGTTGAGCAAATTAACATTGATGATGTTTCTGAATGGACATGGTTGAATCAGGCTAACATTATTTTTAATGAATATCATTTAATTGATAACCGCATGCAGAAGGAAGATGCCCAGCGATTAATTCAAAACGCTTCTGTCATTTTTTTATGCGGTGGAGATCCTGTTTTGCAGAACGATTTTTTGGCGGAATATGAATTATCCGATGTTATTAAAAGCAGCAATGCCGTTATAATGGGTGCCAGCGCCGGTGCGATAAACATGGCTGCAAAATGGTTAAGCTTGAAAAACACTGGCTATGAAGTTGAAACAAGTACTATTTATGATGGTATTGGCTTTGATCATTTTGCCTATGAATCTCATTCTAAACGCGACTACGCCGCGTTTGTTCAAGGCTACCTGTTCCCCTTGTCTGAAGAGATTGATGTTTATGCGGCAGAACAGGAGAGCGCTATGCGTGTAAAGGACGGCAAAATAGACATAATGGGGCCTGTATATTTAATTTCCCACTCAAAGATTCAGAAATTGGTTGAGACGCTCTAA
- a CDS encoding helix-turn-helix domain-containing protein: MGSERLAVLLAIASHMDETGSCYPTQEQIADMLGIRHDGQQANKTATV, translated from the coding sequence CTGGGATCCGAGCGCCTGGCCGTACTGCTCGCCATTGCTTCGCATATGGACGAGACCGGCAGCTGCTACCCGACACAGGAGCAGATCGCGGATATGCTCGGGATCAGGCACGACGGCCAACAAGCGAATAAAACAGCGACAGTCTAG
- a CDS encoding MetQ/NlpA family ABC transporter substrate-binding protein, with amino-acid sequence MARKRSLWFAAVIVATGILAGCGSQNGNGEAAAPQTSPAESAAPKEVTIKVGASAVPHAEILEFIKPKLKEEGVNLEVVTLDDDGQLNPALQEKQIDANYFQHVPYLDSVKGEKGYDFVVTAKVHVEPIGFYSEKLKSKDEIPHGAKIGIPNNPSNEYRALVLLQQQGLIKLKDGITTYEATPKDIVDNPHNLEFVEADSATLPRSLPDLDGAIINTNLVLEAKIDPKTALFREDANSPYANVVVVRKGDENREEIKKLDAALTSPDVKKFIEDKYGVAVVPAF; translated from the coding sequence ATGGCGAGAAAAAGAAGCTTATGGTTTGCGGCGGTCATTGTAGCGACAGGAATCTTGGCCGGCTGCGGATCGCAGAACGGGAACGGGGAAGCGGCTGCTCCGCAGACAAGCCCGGCAGAAAGTGCAGCGCCGAAGGAAGTGACAATTAAGGTCGGGGCGTCGGCTGTGCCGCATGCCGAGATTCTGGAGTTTATCAAACCGAAGCTGAAGGAAGAAGGCGTCAATTTGGAGGTAGTGACGCTGGATGATGACGGACAGCTTAATCCTGCGCTGCAGGAGAAGCAGATCGACGCCAACTACTTCCAGCACGTCCCTTATCTGGATTCCGTTAAAGGAGAGAAGGGCTATGATTTCGTAGTTACCGCCAAAGTGCATGTGGAACCGATCGGCTTCTACTCCGAGAAGCTGAAGAGCAAGGACGAAATCCCGCACGGCGCGAAAATCGGCATCCCGAACAATCCCTCCAACGAATACCGGGCGCTTGTGCTGCTTCAGCAGCAAGGGCTGATCAAGCTGAAGGACGGTATTACGACTTACGAGGCAACTCCTAAAGATATCGTGGATAACCCGCACAACCTGGAGTTCGTCGAGGCGGATTCGGCTACCCTTCCGCGTTCGCTGCCCGATCTGGACGGAGCCATCATCAACACCAACCTCGTTCTGGAGGCAAAGATTGATCCCAAGACAGCGCTGTTCCGCGAAGATGCGAATTCGCCTTATGCCAACGTAGTCGTTGTCCGCAAAGGCGATGAGAACCGCGAGGAGATCAAGAAGCTGGATGCAGCCCTGACCAGTCCGGATGTCAAAAAATTTATCGAAGATAAATACGGCGTCGCTGTCGTTCCGGCTTTTTAG
- a CDS encoding methionine ABC transporter permease, giving the protein MREDVVSLLWEGLRQTLYMVAWSSVFALLLGTLLGITLVVTDKGGILAAPGVNKVISTAINGVRSIPFIILIVLLLPLSRLIVGTTLGPTAAIVSLSIGAAPFLGRIIENALREVGDGKIEAAKSVGAGPFTIILQVLIPEALPALVRGMTIAVISITEFTAVAGAIGAGGLGSLAIRFGYQRFRTDILLGTVLLIILIVQILQWSGDYIARSIDRRRFKNG; this is encoded by the coding sequence ATGAGAGAAGATGTAGTCAGTCTGCTGTGGGAAGGGCTGCGGCAGACGCTGTACATGGTGGCATGGTCGTCGGTCTTTGCGCTGCTCCTGGGCACGCTGCTAGGGATTACACTGGTAGTTACGGATAAGGGCGGGATTCTTGCCGCTCCCGGAGTGAACAAGGTGATCAGCACCGCAATTAACGGCGTCCGTTCCATTCCGTTCATTATCCTGATTGTGCTGCTGCTGCCTTTATCACGGCTGATTGTGGGTACTACGCTCGGTCCGACGGCGGCGATCGTCTCTTTATCTATCGGCGCGGCGCCGTTTCTGGGGCGAATCATCGAGAATGCTCTTCGCGAAGTGGGGGACGGCAAGATCGAAGCGGCCAAATCGGTAGGCGCTGGGCCGTTCACCATCATCTTGCAAGTGCTTATACCCGAAGCTTTACCCGCTCTGGTCCGGGGAATGACGATTGCTGTCATCTCCATCACCGAATTCACGGCGGTAGCCGGAGCTATCGGAGCGGGAGGACTGGGGAGCTTGGCCATCCGCTTCGGCTATCAGCGGTTCCGCACCGATATTTTGCTTGGTACGGTCCTTCTTATCATTTTGATCGTCCAGATTCTGCAATGGTCCGGCGACTATATCGCCCGTTCCATTGACCGGCGGCGCTTTAAGAACGGGTAG
- a CDS encoding methionine ABC transporter ATP-binding protein — protein sequence MITVTNLNKSYRTRSGTVSALTDINLHIEKGEIFGIIGFSGAGKSTLIRCLNRLEEPDSGSIQIGETIITDLKERELRLARRKIGMIFQQFNLFDSKTVFGNVAFPLKAAGYKKPEIERRVGEILDLVELGGKAGSYPSELSGGQKQRVGIARALAGEPDVLLSDEATSALDPQTTHSILELLADINRRLGLTVVLITHEMDVLRHICGNAAVIEAGRIVENAPVRQLFHNPQSDTAKRFAGIYDFYNNSGNSGQLEVPKSEEREAVLR from the coding sequence ATGATAACCGTCACGAATCTGAACAAGAGCTACCGGACACGCAGCGGGACGGTTTCGGCGCTTACGGATATAAATCTGCATATCGAAAAAGGCGAAATATTCGGCATTATCGGCTTCAGCGGCGCCGGAAAATCTACGCTTATCCGCTGTCTGAACCGGCTTGAGGAGCCGGATTCGGGCAGCATTCAAATTGGCGAGACGATCATTACCGATCTGAAGGAGCGCGAGCTGCGGCTGGCCCGCCGTAAAATCGGGATGATTTTTCAACAGTTTAATCTGTTTGATTCCAAGACGGTCTTTGGAAACGTCGCCTTTCCGCTGAAGGCCGCGGGTTATAAGAAGCCTGAGATCGAGCGGCGGGTGGGCGAAATTCTCGACCTGGTTGAGCTTGGCGGCAAGGCAGGAAGCTATCCTTCCGAACTGAGCGGCGGACAAAAGCAGAGGGTAGGCATAGCAAGGGCGCTCGCCGGAGAACCGGATGTGCTGCTGTCGGATGAAGCGACATCGGCGCTTGATCCGCAGACGACCCATTCCATCCTGGAGCTGCTCGCGGATATTAACCGCAGGCTGGGCCTTACCGTTGTGCTGATCACGCACGAGATGGATGTTCTGCGCCATATATGCGGCAATGCCGCCGTAATTGAGGCGGGCCGAATCGTAGAGAACGCTCCGGTCCGGCAATTGTTCCATAACCCGCAAAGCGATACGGCCAAGCGGTTCGCCGGAATTTACGACTTCTACAACAATAGCGGGAATAGCGGACAGCTCGAAGTTCCGAAGTCGGAGGAAAGAGAGGCTGTGCTGCGATGA
- a CDS encoding VOC family protein, translating to MRIEHIALYVEDLERMRDFYISFFGAESNEGYHNEKTDFRSYFLKFQDGARLEIMNHPNMVKLEKDYRRNGYIHLAFSAGSKENVNHLTKRLADAGFKVISGPRTTGDGYYESCVLDPEDNQIEITE from the coding sequence ATGAGAATCGAACACATTGCTTTGTATGTTGAAGATTTGGAAAGAATGCGGGATTTTTATATCTCATTTTTCGGGGCGGAATCAAATGAGGGATATCATAATGAAAAAACAGATTTCAGATCATATTTTTTGAAATTTCAAGACGGTGCAAGACTTGAAATTATGAATCATCCTAATATGGTTAAGCTTGAAAAAGATTATAGACGAAACGGGTATATTCATCTTGCTTTTTCTGCAGGAAGCAAAGAAAACGTGAATCATTTGACAAAACGTCTTGCAGATGCAGGCTTTAAAGTGATAAGCGGACCACGCACAACCGGTGACGGGTATTACGAGAGCTGTGTGCTCGACCCGGAAGATAATCAAATTGAAATCACGGAGTAA
- a CDS encoding MFS transporter: MYSLLLVIIYIAFISLGLPDSLLGSAWPVMYEQFDVPISYAGIVTMIIAGGTIVSSLMSDRLTRKLGAGLVTAISVMMTAVALFGFSISGSLIFLCLWAVPYGLGAGAVDAALNNYVALHYASRHMSWLHCFWGVGAAVSPYIMSYCLTSGLGWNNGYRSVAGIQIVLTAILFLSLPLWKRKTIAHNSSETPAAALSLSQALKIKGVIFILFTFFGYCALESTTGLWASSYLVRYRGIDAETAARFASLFFLGITFGRFLSGFIADKVGDKRLIRFGIITIMFGIVLVGLPIGSNITVLLGLVIIGLGCAPVFPSIIHSTPTNFGKENSQAIIGIQMASAYMGSTFMPPLFGLIADHISIGLYPIYLMFFAILMLLMSERLIRAITVKE, from the coding sequence ATGTATTCACTTTTGCTTGTAATCATATATATCGCGTTTATCAGTCTCGGTCTGCCCGATTCGCTTCTCGGCTCTGCATGGCCTGTGATGTACGAACAGTTTGATGTGCCAATATCTTATGCCGGAATTGTAACCATGATTATTGCCGGCGGTACAATCGTATCCAGCCTTATGTCCGACAGGCTGACAAGAAAACTCGGTGCAGGGCTTGTAACCGCAATCAGTGTGATGATGACGGCGGTCGCCCTGTTCGGCTTTTCAATTTCCGGCTCTTTAATTTTCCTTTGCCTGTGGGCAGTTCCGTACGGACTCGGAGCAGGCGCGGTTGATGCGGCCTTAAATAATTATGTTGCGCTGCACTACGCCTCCCGGCATATGAGCTGGCTGCACTGCTTTTGGGGTGTCGGAGCAGCGGTTAGCCCATACATAATGAGCTATTGCCTGACAAGCGGATTGGGTTGGAATAACGGCTATCGTTCGGTAGCTGGTATACAGATTGTGTTGACTGCGATACTTTTTCTCAGTCTTCCGCTTTGGAAAAGAAAAACAATCGCCCATAACAGCAGTGAAACGCCTGCGGCGGCTCTGAGTCTGTCGCAAGCCTTAAAGATTAAGGGAGTTATATTCATTCTTTTCACTTTCTTCGGATATTGTGCACTTGAAAGCACAACGGGGCTATGGGCAAGCAGTTATCTTGTCCGATACCGTGGAATTGATGCCGAAACTGCCGCAAGATTTGCCTCTCTGTTTTTCCTCGGCATAACCTTTGGGCGCTTTCTCAGCGGCTTCATCGCCGATAAAGTAGGCGATAAACGGCTGATTCGCTTTGGAATAATAACAATTATGTTCGGCATTGTCTTGGTTGGACTCCCTATCGGGAGCAATATCACGGTCTTGCTTGGGCTTGTCATTATCGGTCTCGGCTGCGCTCCGGTTTTTCCCTCGATTATTCACTCAACGCCTACAAACTTCGGCAAGGAGAATTCGCAGGCAATTATCGGTATCCAAATGGCAAGCGCTTATATGGGCAGCACCTTTATGCCGCCGCTCTTTGGTTTGATTGCCGATCATATAAGTATTGGATTGTATCCGATCTATTTAATGTTTTTCGCAATCCTTATGCTCTTGATGTCAGAGCGGCTGATCAGAGCTATTACGGTAAAGGAGTAA
- a CDS encoding helix-turn-helix domain-containing protein: MLVKIDLYDDNSECVSYNSPDLPLLSNKAKISYYPNYAATSHWHDDIEFIIMLSGYMSYNVNGEVNVLQEGDGVFINSRQLHFGYSADRSDCEFIYVLLHPILLCANQYMEQSLVTPIIANSTFPYKHLSSKITWEKEIIDSVIKIYETELGKNKSYPLTVQSLFYRIWALLFEHNPNTLKNEKRTHYKLSSLKEMVGYIQKHYSKKITLEDIANAGKVCKSSCCRIFQDYLHQTPIVYLTGYRLNKSMELLRITDMHISEIAYVTGFSGASYFTETFRKTLGYTPSEYRDNMKGSSSFSLRLLSSRPGP; this comes from the coding sequence ATGCTGGTAAAAATAGACTTGTATGATGATAATTCCGAGTGTGTTTCGTATAATTCGCCCGATCTGCCCTTGCTTTCTAACAAAGCTAAGATATCCTATTATCCTAATTATGCGGCAACAAGCCACTGGCACGACGATATCGAGTTTATTATTATGTTGTCGGGATATATGAGCTATAATGTCAACGGAGAGGTAAATGTTCTACAAGAAGGTGATGGCGTTTTCATTAATTCGCGGCAACTTCACTTCGGATATTCGGCCGACAGAAGCGATTGCGAGTTTATATACGTTTTACTTCATCCGATTTTGCTTTGCGCAAATCAGTATATGGAGCAATCACTTGTCACACCAATAATCGCTAACAGTACATTTCCGTATAAACACCTGTCGAGTAAAATTACATGGGAAAAGGAGATTATCGATTCGGTTATCAAGATTTATGAAACGGAGCTTGGAAAAAACAAGTCCTATCCGCTAACGGTACAAAGCCTTTTTTATCGTATTTGGGCGCTCCTTTTTGAACACAACCCCAATACCTTAAAAAACGAAAAGAGAACTCACTACAAGCTTTCTTCGTTGAAAGAAATGGTTGGATATATTCAAAAGCATTACAGTAAAAAGATTACGCTTGAGGACATAGCAAATGCCGGTAAGGTTTGTAAAAGCAGTTGCTGTCGGATTTTTCAGGACTATCTACACCAAACTCCTATTGTTTATCTTACAGGGTATCGCCTAAATAAGAGCATGGAATTGCTTAGGATAACAGACATGCATATTTCGGAAATAGCTTATGTGACGGGATTTTCAGGAGCAAGCTATTTCACTGAAACATTCCGAAAAACTTTGGGATATACGCCGAGCGAGTATAGGGATAACATGAAAGGTTCTTCTTCATTTTCTTTACGGCTGCTGTCGTCAAGACCTGGTCCTTGA
- the hydA gene encoding dihydropyrimidinase, translated as MKKLIKNGTIVTAADTFTGDVAIENGIITEIGLNLKADGAEIIDASGCYVFPGGVDPHTHLDMPFGGTVTADDFETGTIAAAYGGTTTVIDFCLTSKGLPLQQAVNTWHEKSQDKAVIDYGFHLMVSELNDTVLAELPQIIENEGITSLKVFMAYKNVLQSDDGTLFKTLQAAKQEGALVMVHAENGDVIDYLVSKALAEGNTDPIYHALTRPPELEGEATGRAAYLTELTDSQLYVVHVTCAEAAWKIEEARKKGLRVYGETCPQYLVLDQTALEKPNFEGAKYVWSPPLREQWNQDVLWKSLWNGSLQTIGSDQCSFNFKGQKELGLGDFSKIPNGGPTIEDRFTILYSEGVEKGRISLNKFVDIISTTSAKLFGLFPQKGAIAVGSDADVVIFDPSVKRTLSAETHHMNVDYNAFEGFEVKGEPVSVLSRGEFVIRDKQFVGKPGSGKYLRRKRFGAAPVLPAKAEVGGGVV; from the coding sequence ATGAAGAAGCTCATCAAGAACGGGACGATTGTAACGGCGGCGGATACGTTTACCGGGGATGTCGCGATCGAGAACGGAATTATTACGGAAATCGGCCTTAATTTGAAAGCAGACGGGGCCGAGATCATAGACGCTTCCGGCTGCTATGTCTTCCCGGGCGGGGTGGATCCGCATACGCATCTGGATATGCCGTTTGGCGGAACCGTAACCGCCGACGACTTCGAGACGGGCACCATTGCCGCCGCCTATGGCGGAACGACGACGGTGATCGACTTCTGCCTGACGAGCAAGGGGCTGCCTCTCCAGCAGGCGGTGAACACCTGGCATGAGAAATCGCAGGACAAAGCCGTGATCGACTACGGCTTCCACCTGATGGTGTCCGAGCTGAACGACACCGTGCTTGCGGAGCTGCCGCAAATTATCGAGAACGAAGGGATCACCTCCCTTAAAGTGTTCATGGCTTACAAAAATGTGCTCCAGTCCGACGACGGCACGCTCTTCAAGACGCTCCAGGCCGCCAAGCAAGAAGGCGCGCTCGTGATGGTCCACGCCGAGAACGGCGATGTCATTGACTATCTTGTGAGCAAAGCGCTGGCCGAGGGCAACACCGATCCGATCTACCATGCGCTGACCCGGCCTCCGGAGCTTGAAGGCGAAGCCACGGGCCGCGCCGCCTATTTGACCGAGCTGACCGATTCGCAGCTGTATGTGGTGCATGTGACCTGCGCCGAAGCGGCGTGGAAGATCGAGGAGGCCCGCAAGAAGGGGCTGCGCGTCTACGGCGAGACCTGCCCGCAGTATCTTGTGCTTGACCAGACGGCGCTTGAGAAGCCGAACTTCGAAGGGGCCAAATACGTCTGGTCCCCGCCGCTGCGCGAGCAGTGGAACCAGGATGTGCTGTGGAAATCCTTGTGGAACGGCAGTCTGCAAACGATCGGCTCCGACCAGTGCTCTTTTAACTTCAAGGGTCAGAAGGAGCTGGGCCTTGGCGATTTCTCCAAAATACCGAACGGCGGGCCGACAATTGAAGACCGGTTCACCATTTTGTACTCCGAGGGTGTGGAAAAAGGCCGCATCTCGCTGAACAAGTTCGTGGACATTATTTCGACGACCAGTGCGAAGCTGTTCGGCCTGTTCCCGCAAAAAGGGGCGATCGCTGTCGGAAGCGACGCCGACGTCGTTATTTTCGACCCGTCCGTGAAGCGGACCCTTTCCGCCGAGACCCATCATATGAACGTCGATTACAACGCGTTTGAGGGCTTCGAGGTCAAGGGAGAACCGGTGTCCGTCCTCAGCCGAGGCGAGTTCGTTATCCGCGACAAGCAGTTCGTTGGCAAGCCGGGCTCCGGCAAGTATCTGCGCCGTAAACGGTTCGGAGCCGCTCCGGTACTTCCGGCCAAAGCCGAGGTTGGCGGAGGTGTGGTCTAA
- the preA gene encoding NAD-dependent dihydropyrimidine dehydrogenase subunit PreA: MADLSINLAGIKSPNPFWLASAPPTNTGYQVQRAFEAGWGGAVWKTLGDPIINTSARFAAVNFNGQRVAGFNNIELITDRPLDVNLKEIYETKKRFPNHAVVASLMVEPKQEKWHEIVKRVEDVGVDGLELNFGCPHGMAERGMGAASGQQPDLVEAQTYWVKEVATTPVIVKLTPNITDITVTARHAVKGGADAISLINTINSLAGVDIHTWNTIPHIGGKGAHGGYCGPAVKPIALNMVAECARHPEVTVPISGIGGISTWQDVVEFMLMGSTAIQVCTAAMHHGFRIVEEMIDGLNNYLDEKGLASVTELTGKSVSKYSNWGDLNLNYKVVARINEENCINCNKCHIACEDTSHQCIDMLTNAEGKAILKVREEDCVGCNLCSIVCPAEGAIDMVEVDSGLPPMTWNERQRVVGSLSGSYSKAEVF; the protein is encoded by the coding sequence ATGGCAGATTTGAGCATTAATCTCGCAGGGATCAAGTCGCCCAATCCGTTCTGGCTGGCCTCCGCGCCGCCAACCAATACAGGCTATCAAGTACAGCGCGCTTTTGAAGCGGGCTGGGGCGGCGCCGTATGGAAGACGCTCGGCGACCCGATCATCAACACGTCCGCGCGCTTTGCCGCCGTCAATTTCAACGGTCAGCGCGTAGCCGGCTTCAACAATATCGAGCTGATTACGGACCGTCCGCTGGATGTCAACCTCAAGGAAATCTACGAGACCAAGAAGCGCTTCCCGAATCACGCCGTGGTCGCCTCCCTGATGGTCGAGCCCAAACAGGAGAAGTGGCATGAAATTGTCAAAAGAGTAGAGGATGTCGGCGTAGACGGTCTGGAGCTGAACTTCGGCTGTCCGCACGGGATGGCGGAGCGCGGCATGGGCGCCGCATCCGGGCAGCAGCCCGATCTGGTTGAAGCGCAGACGTATTGGGTAAAAGAAGTGGCAACAACCCCCGTCATTGTCAAGCTGACTCCCAACATTACCGACATCACGGTTACAGCCCGCCACGCCGTTAAGGGGGGCGCCGACGCGATCAGCTTGATCAACACGATCAACAGTCTCGCAGGAGTGGACATTCATACCTGGAACACGATTCCCCATATCGGCGGCAAGGGCGCTCACGGCGGCTACTGCGGCCCGGCTGTGAAGCCGATCGCGCTCAACATGGTTGCCGAATGCGCACGCCACCCGGAGGTGACCGTTCCGATCTCCGGCATCGGCGGCATTTCCACCTGGCAGGATGTCGTTGAATTTATGCTGATGGGCTCAACCGCCATCCAGGTGTGTACGGCGGCTATGCATCACGGCTTCCGGATCGTGGAGGAAATGATCGACGGCCTGAACAATTATTTGGATGAGAAGGGCCTCGCATCCGTGACTGAACTGACCGGCAAATCGGTGTCTAAGTACTCGAACTGGGGCGACCTTAACCTCAACTACAAAGTGGTGGCCCGGATCAACGAGGAGAACTGCATTAACTGTAACAAATGCCATATTGCCTGCGAGGACACTTCGCATCAATGTATCGATATGCTGACGAATGCAGAAGGTAAAGCGATTCTTAAGGTGCGCGAGGAAGACTGCGTCGGCTGCAACCTATGCTCGATCGTCTGCCCGGCGGAAGGCGCTATCGACATGGTGGAGGTCGACAGCGGCCTGCCGCCGATGACCTGGAACGAGCGCCAGCGCGTCGTCGGCAGTCTAAGCGGTTCTTATTCCAAAGCGGAGGTGTTTTGA